One window from the genome of Daphnia pulex isolate KAP4 chromosome 9, ASM2113471v1 encodes:
- the LOC124201721 gene encoding vegetative cell wall protein gp1-like, with translation MKIVILSVLVVVAAAQTAYNKEPAYKSSEYPPQPYSFEWEVNDAPSYNNYGHSEKSDGNVVTGSYRVQLPDGRMQIVNYRADSYGYVADVKYEGEANYPEYKPAAYKAPAPSYPAPSAPSYPAPPAPSYPAPPAPSYPAPSAPSYPAPPAPSYPAPPAPSYPAPTAPSYPAPSAPVYQAPATPAYKAPAPAPAYRAPTPAAPAYKAPEAPVYKVQAAPAVKIPAAPVYKTPAAPAPVAPVYKTPAPAAPAYKAPSAPAYKAPTPAAPVYKAPALAAPAYKAPAPAPPAYKVPSTPIYRTSAAASSPWIPIRS, from the exons atgaag ATTGTCATTCTTTCCGTATTGGTGGTCGTGGCTGCTGCTCAAACTGCTTACAATAAAGAGCCGGCTTACAAATCTTCTGAATAC CCCCCACAGCCGTACAGCTTTGAATGGGAAGTCAACGATGCTCCTTCCTACAACAACTACGGCCACTCTGAGAAAAGCGATGGCAATGTCGTCACCGGATCGTACCGAGTTCAACTCCCCGACGGTCGCATGCAAATCGTCAACTACAGGGCTGACAGTTACGGTTACGTCGCTGACGTAAAATACGAGGGAGAAGCCAATTATCCCGAATACAAACCAGCCGCTTACAAAGCCCCAGCTCCGTCCTATCCGGCTCCTTCAGCCCCGTCCTATCCAGCTCCTCCAGCCCCGTCCTATCCAGCTCCTCCAGCCCCGTCCTATCCAGCTCCTTCAGCCCCGTCCTATCCAGCTCCTCCAGCCCCGTCCTATCCAGCTCCTCCAGCCCCGTCTTATCCAGCTCCTACTGCCCCGTCCTATCCAGCTCCTTCTGCTCCTGTTTACCAGGCCCCAGCTACTCCAGCCTACAAGGCTCCGGCCCCAGCACCTGCCTACAGAGCCCCTACTCCCGCTGCCCCGGCTTACAAAGCCCCAGAAGCTCCCGTCTACAAAGTCCAAGCTGCTCCCGCTGTCAAAATCCCTGCTGCTCCGGTCTACAAAACTCCCGCCGCTCCGGCACCTGTAGCCCCAGTTTACAAAACTCCCGCTCCCGCTGCCCCGGCTTATAAAGCTCCTTCAGCTCCGGCCTACAAAGCCCCTACTCCCGCTGCTCCGGTTTACAAGGCCCCGGCTCTTGCGGCCCCGGCTTACAAGGCTCCCGCTCCCGCTCCCCCGGCATACAAAGTTCCATCCACTCCAATCTATAGGACCTCCGCTGCTGCCTCTTCGCCATGGATTCCAATTCGCTCCTAA
- the LOC124201723 gene encoding cuticle protein 18.6-like, whose translation MKLVILYALLAAVAASPIPQTNYAPTPKTAEYTRQPYSFSWSVFDKPSFQEYSHSESSDGKVTTGSYRVYLPDGRIQTVTYTADAKNGYRADVKYENFSKTGTWIPGAIGFQVVGRS comes from the exons ATGAAG ctcGTCATCCTCTACGCTCTTCTCGCCGCAGTGGCAGCTTCTCCAATCCCGCAGACCAACTATGCGCCAACCCCCAAAACCGCCGAATAC ACTCGCCAGCCGTACAGTTTCTCCTGGTCAGTTTTTGACAAACCATCGTTCCAAGAATACTCCCATTCGGAGAGTAGCGACGGAAAAGTGACCACCGGCTCTTATCGCGTTTACCTTCCGGATGGACGTATCCAGACCGTCACCTACACGGCCGACGCAAAGAACGGTTACAGAGCCGACGTCAAGTAcgaaaatttttccaaaaccGGAACGTGGATCCCCGGCGCCATTGGATTTCAAGTTGTCGGCCGTTCATAA